From a single Brassica oleracea var. oleracea cultivar TO1000 chromosome C5, BOL, whole genome shotgun sequence genomic region:
- the LOC106294112 gene encoding uncharacterized protein LOC106294112 codes for MSSFRYLSSKDASAVEDLLSQAKDLYDLEQVAAINLAGFTDSALPTNLETRFRRLKSLPVSRQPDPVSRQPNPVSSSKRLLFHSKSMAEKNHVNAFSASAFSVDEKRNFSGRIRHVPSVHSRPLVSSVDGTRVFSGSIKRDQSVKSRDGKVLSPPTTTTQAVKLLSKEKSRTSSASSASIDLMPPSSSEPDQEKPSNRKPKSKLLVSWFDKLAPSRAMGCLFSPSIASSSNNKKTQSRTAANRMIPEYN; via the coding sequence ATGTCGAGTTTCAGATATCTTTCTAGTAAAGACGCTTCAGCTGTGGAGGATCTTCTTTCACAGGCCAAGGATCTCTACGATCTTGAGCAAGTCGCCGCCATCAACCTTGCTGGCTTCACCGATTCTGCTCTTCCCACTAATCTCGAAACTCGTTTCCGCCGTCTCAAATCTCTCCCGGTTTCTCGACAACCCGACCCGGTTTCTCGACAACCCAACCCGGTTTCATCGTCCAAGAGGCTTCTCTTCCACTCCAAGAGCATGGCCGAGAAGAATCACGTAAACGCGTTTTCTGCTTCTGCTTTTTCCGTTGATGAGAAAAGGAACTTCTCCGGAAGAATCAGACATGTTCCGAGTGTGCATTCTCGTCCGTTGGTTTCATCTGTTGACGGAACTCGGGTTTTCTCGGGAAGTATCAAACGCGACCAGAGTGTAAAATCTCGAGATGGTAAGGTTTTGTCGCCGCCAACAACAACAACACAAGCAGTGAAGCTACTTTCTAAAGAGAAATCAAGAACTAGCTCAGCTTCGTCTGCCTCTATTGATTTAATGCCGCCATCATCGTCCGAACCAGACCAAGAAAAACCGTCAAACCGGAAACCAAAGTCGAAGTTGTTAGTTTCGTGGTTTGACAAGTTAGCACCATCACGAGCCATGGGTTGCTTATTTTCTCCAAGCATAGCGTCATCATCAAACAACAAAAAAACACAATCAAGAACAGCAGCAAATCGTATGATCCCTGAGTATAATTGA
- the LOC106292645 gene encoding 60S ribosomal protein L27a-2-like produces the protein MATALKKNRKKRGHVSAGHGRIGKHRKHPGGRGNAGGMHHHRILFDKYHPGYFGKVGMRYFHKLRNKFYCPIVNLDKLWSLVPDDVKAKSTKDKVPMIDVTQHGFFKVLGKGHLPEGKPFVVKAKLISKTAEKKIKEAGGAVVLTA, from the coding sequence ATGGCGACGGCGTTGAAGAAGAACAGGAAGAAGAGGGGTCACGTCAGCGCCGGTCACGGACGTATCGGGAAGCACCGCAAGCATCCAGGAGGTCGCGGTAACGCGGGAGGTATGCATCACCACCGTATCCTCTTCGACAAGTACCATCCAGGTTACTTCGGAAAGGTTGGTATGAGGTACTTCCACAAGCTCCGCAACAAGTTCTACTGCCCCATCGTCAACCTCGACAAGCTCTGGTCTCTCGTCCCCGATGATGTGAAGGCGAAGTCCACCAAAGACAAGGTGCCGATGATCGATGTGACGCAGCACGGGTTCTTTAAGGTTCTTGGAAAAGGTCATTTGCCTGAGGGCAAGCCTTTCGTTGTGAAGGCTAAGCTTATCTCCAAGACTGCTGAGAAGAAGATCAAGGAGGCTGGTGGCGCCGTCGTGCTCACTGCTTAA